Proteins from one Desulfocurvus vexinensis DSM 17965 genomic window:
- a CDS encoding ABC transporter permease, with protein MRIEPREQPSLALTVLAPVLAVGVALALCSLLIWLSGTSPARALGLLLKGSLGSTFALTETLTRATPLIFTGLAAAVAFRAKLWNIGAEGQLYAGAAMATWLGTGMLDLPAWLMVPTLFLAGALAGGLLLLGPTLLKTRLAVDEVVTTLLLNFVVLLAVNWLVFGPWKDPMAMGWPQAAPVVDAAVLAPMVAKTRLHWGFVVALACAVGAWAVIRFSTWGLEIRAVGHSERASRFAGIPVGRAVLRTALLSGGLAGMAGVSELAGLKGYLTLDLSPGFGYSGIVVAMLAALHPLGVVAAALFVAVISIGADSMSRSLEISNYIADVATALSLLAVLVSMLAPRWRIRWR; from the coding sequence GTGCGCATTGAACCGCGCGAGCAGCCCTCCCTGGCGCTCACGGTGCTGGCTCCGGTGCTGGCCGTGGGCGTGGCCCTGGCGCTGTGTTCGCTGCTCATCTGGCTCTCGGGCACCTCGCCCGCCCGGGCCCTGGGCCTGCTGCTCAAGGGCTCCCTGGGCTCGACCTTCGCCCTCACCGAGACCCTGACCCGGGCCACGCCGCTGATCTTCACCGGGCTGGCCGCCGCCGTGGCCTTCCGCGCCAAGCTGTGGAACATCGGCGCCGAGGGCCAGCTCTACGCGGGGGCGGCCATGGCCACCTGGCTGGGCACCGGGATGCTCGACCTGCCCGCCTGGCTGATGGTGCCCACGCTCTTCCTGGCCGGGGCCCTGGCCGGGGGGCTGCTGCTGCTGGGCCCGACCCTGCTCAAGACACGCCTGGCCGTGGACGAGGTGGTCACCACCCTGCTGCTCAATTTCGTGGTCCTTCTGGCCGTGAACTGGCTGGTCTTCGGGCCGTGGAAGGACCCCATGGCCATGGGCTGGCCCCAGGCCGCGCCGGTGGTGGACGCCGCCGTGCTGGCGCCCATGGTGGCCAAGACGCGCCTGCACTGGGGCTTCGTGGTCGCCCTGGCCTGCGCCGTGGGCGCCTGGGCCGTGATACGCTTTTCCACCTGGGGCCTGGAGATCCGCGCCGTGGGCCACAGCGAGCGCGCCAGCCGCTTCGCGGGCATCCCCGTGGGCCGCGCGGTGCTGCGCACAGCGCTTCTCTCCGGCGGGCTGGCGGGCATGGCCGGGGTCAGCGAGCTGGCGGGCCTCAAGGGCTACCTGACCCTGGACCTCTCCCCGGGCTTCGGCTACTCGGGCATCGTGGTGGCCATGCTGGCGGCGCTGCACCCCCTGGGCGTGGTGGCGGCGGCGCTGTTCGTGGCCGTCATTTCCATCGGCGCCGACTCCATGAGCCGTTCCCTGGAAATTTCCAACTATATTGCCGATGTGGCCACGGCGCTTTCGCTTCTGGCCGTGCTGGTGAGCATGCTGGCGCCGCGCTGGCGCATCCGCTGGAGGTAG